Proteins encoded by one window of Candidatus Sumerlaea chitinivorans:
- a CDS encoding Fructose-bisphosphate aldolase class II, with the protein MPLVPMRVLLDHAAENGYGVAALNVNNMEQIQAIMAAAVETNSPVIIQASRGARSYSQDAYLRHLILAAAELHPNIPIAMHLDHGNAPETCYSAIAQGFTSVMMDGSLMADGKTPSDYEYNVRVTREVVQVAHALGVSVEGEIGALGGIEDGHGAGLSEEEAKKHLTDPAQAEQFVAETGVDALAVAIGTSHGAYKFSKPPTGDVLKMDLIEEIHRRLPNTHLVMHGSSSVPQELVEIVNKYGGKLKPAFGVPIEQIQRGIKHGVRKINVDTDNRLAITGAIRKVFAEQPEKFDPRDYLKPAREAMKEVCKERMIAFGQAGHADKVRVISCREMISFYISQKK; encoded by the coding sequence ATGCCTCTCGTCCCAATGCGCGTATTGCTCGACCACGCGGCCGAAAATGGTTACGGCGTCGCAGCGCTCAACGTCAACAATATGGAGCAGATCCAGGCCATCATGGCTGCTGCGGTCGAAACGAACTCCCCCGTCATCATTCAGGCCTCGCGTGGCGCCCGTTCCTATAGTCAGGACGCCTACCTGCGGCACCTCATTTTGGCCGCGGCCGAGCTTCATCCCAACATTCCGATCGCTATGCACCTCGACCACGGCAATGCCCCCGAAACTTGCTACAGCGCGATCGCCCAAGGGTTTACCTCAGTCATGATGGACGGGTCGCTGATGGCCGACGGCAAGACGCCCTCGGATTACGAATATAACGTTCGTGTGACCCGCGAGGTCGTCCAAGTCGCCCACGCTCTCGGCGTGAGCGTCGAAGGCGAAATCGGCGCTCTCGGTGGCATTGAGGACGGCCACGGCGCCGGTCTGAGCGAAGAGGAAGCCAAGAAGCACCTCACCGATCCCGCGCAAGCTGAGCAATTCGTCGCGGAAACCGGCGTGGATGCGCTCGCCGTCGCGATCGGCACGAGCCACGGCGCTTACAAGTTCTCCAAGCCCCCCACAGGCGACGTGCTGAAAATGGACCTCATCGAGGAAATCCATCGCCGTTTGCCCAACACCCACCTCGTGATGCATGGCTCCTCGAGCGTGCCGCAGGAGTTGGTCGAGATCGTCAACAAATACGGCGGCAAGCTGAAACCCGCGTTCGGTGTTCCGATTGAGCAAATCCAGCGCGGCATCAAGCACGGCGTGCGCAAGATCAACGTCGACACCGACAACCGCCTCGCCATCACCGGCGCCATCCGCAAGGTCTTCGCGGAGCAGCCTGAGAAGTTCGATCCGCGCGACTACCTGAAGCCCGCGCGCGAAGCCATGAAGGAAGTCTGCAAAGAGCGCATGATCGCGTTCGGTCAGGCAGGCCATGCAGATAAAGTCCGCGTTATCTCCTGCCGCGAGATGATTTCCTTCTATATCTCGCAGAAGAAGTAG